A single Campylobacter hyointestinalis subsp. hyointestinalis DNA region contains:
- a CDS encoding single-stranded DNA-binding protein: MFNKVVLVGNLTRDIELRYAQSGSAIGSTGIAVTRKFSGANGEKREETCFIDITFFGRQAEIANQYLNKGSKVLIEGRLKLDQWQDQQGNPRSKHSITVENMEMLGGNQGGFKDPQTNNTQNNSYQETQNSYQQNSNVGSRQNFDYSNSSKAPMQPKKEQNSEYYEEKIPVINVDDEKYDNDETIPF; encoded by the coding sequence ATGTTTAATAAAGTCGTTTTAGTCGGAAACCTAACAAGAGATATAGAACTTAGATATGCTCAAAGTGGCTCAGCCATAGGAAGTACAGGTATCGCAGTTACTAGAAAATTTAGTGGTGCAAACGGCGAAAAAAGAGAGGAAACGTGCTTTATTGACATCACTTTTTTTGGAAGACAAGCTGAAATCGCAAACCAATACCTAAATAAAGGCAGCAAAGTCCTTATAGAAGGTAGGTTAAAACTTGATCAATGGCAAGATCAGCAAGGCAATCCTCGCTCAAAGCATAGTATAACCGTAGAAAATATGGAAATGCTCGGGGGAAATCAAGGTGGATTTAAAGATCCTCAAACAAATAATACTCAAAATAATAGCTATCAAGAAACACAAAATAGCTACCAACAAAACTCGAATGTCGGAAGCAGACAAAACTTTGACTACAGTAACAGCAGCAAAGCTCCTATGCAACCAAAAAAAGAGCAAAATAGCGAGTATTACGAGGAAAAGATCCCGGTCATCAATGTAGATGATGAAAAATATGATAATGATGAAACTATTCCATTTTAA
- the dnaJ gene encoding molecular chaperone DnaJ, with translation MEFDYYEILEISRDADAEVIKKAYRKLALKYHPDRNQGDKEAEEKFKLINEAYEVLSNSEKRDIYDKYGKDGLNSNGFSGFDSDFDLGDIFSSFFGGGFSSRSGGRRSSDKYNLDIETIVNLEFNEAVFGCEKEIKYSFKTPCQTCNGTGSKDGKKATCSHCAGRGKISHRQGFMSFVQTCPYCNGSGETIKEKCKDCGGNGFKQEEDSIKISIPEGVDTGTRIRVSGKGNKGLGGTGDLYVRVNVKDDDHFVRNGDDVYIEIPVFFTQAMLGETIKIPTLRGDADLKLPVGAKDKQQFIFENEGVKNAHTKKNGRLVVQIAINTPKKLTDEQKELLEKLQKSFGVKSGTTSEDGIFDKIKSWFK, from the coding sequence TTGGAGTTTGATTACTACGAAATTTTAGAGATTTCACGTGACGCAGATGCTGAAGTTATAAAAAAAGCTTATAGAAAACTAGCTCTAAAATATCATCCAGATAGAAATCAAGGCGACAAAGAAGCTGAAGAGAAGTTTAAACTCATAAACGAAGCTTATGAGGTTCTAAGCAATAGTGAAAAACGAGATATTTACGATAAATACGGAAAAGACGGATTAAATTCAAATGGATTTAGCGGATTTGACAGTGATTTTGATTTGGGCGATATTTTTAGCTCATTTTTTGGCGGTGGCTTTAGTAGTAGATCTGGAGGTAGAAGAAGCTCGGATAAATACAACTTAGATATCGAAACTATCGTAAATCTTGAGTTTAACGAAGCTGTTTTTGGATGCGAAAAAGAGATAAAGTATAGTTTTAAAACGCCTTGCCAAACTTGCAACGGTACTGGATCAAAAGACGGTAAGAAAGCAACTTGTTCTCATTGTGCAGGACGTGGAAAGATCAGTCATAGACAAGGCTTTATGAGTTTTGTTCAAACTTGTCCGTATTGTAATGGTAGCGGTGAAACTATCAAAGAAAAATGCAAAGATTGTGGCGGCAATGGATTTAAGCAAGAAGAAGATAGTATAAAGATAAGCATACCAGAGGGCGTAGATACTGGGACTCGTATAAGAGTGTCTGGAAAAGGAAACAAAGGACTAGGTGGTACTGGCGATCTTTATGTTAGGGTCAATGTAAAAGATGACGATCATTTTGTAAGAAACGGCGATGACGTTTATATAGAAATACCAGTATTTTTTACTCAAGCAATGCTAGGTGAAACCATAAAAATCCCTACTTTAAGAGGTGATGCGGATCTTAAACTTCCAGTTGGAGCAAAAGACAAACAGCAATTTATTTTTGAGAATGAAGGCGTAAAAAATGCACATACGAAAAAAAATGGTCGTCTTGTAGTCCAAATAGCAATAAATACACCTAAAAAGCTTACTGATGAACAAAAAGAGCTTTTGGAAAAATTACAAAAAAGTTTCGGCGTTAAGAGTGGAACTACTAGTGAAGATGGTATTTTTGATAAGATAAAAAGCTGGTTTAAATAA
- the ilvC gene encoding ketol-acid reductoisomerase: MAITVYYDKDCDLSLIKSKKVAMIGFGSQGHAHAENLRDSGVEVVVGLNPKGKSWAKAEAKGFKVMSVSDATKYADLIMILTPDELQADIFKAEIEPNLSEGNAIAFGHGFNVHYGQIVPPKGIDCIMIAPKAPGHTVRNEFINGGGIPDLIAVSQDATGKAKDLALSYASAIGGGRTGIIETTFKDETETDLFGEQAVLCGGLCALINAGFETLTEAGYEPEMAYFECLHEMKLIVDLIYQGGMSDMRYSISNTAEYGDYVSGVRVVNESSKAAMKEILKEIQNGTFAKNFILERKAGYTKMNAERKISDASLLNKTGEKLRAMMPWINKGKLVNKDKN; this comes from the coding sequence ATGGCTATAACAGTTTATTATGACAAGGATTGTGATCTAAGTTTAATAAAGTCCAAAAAAGTTGCTATGATAGGTTTTGGTTCTCAAGGTCACGCTCACGCTGAAAACTTAAGAGACAGCGGCGTTGAGGTTGTAGTGGGTTTAAATCCAAAAGGCAAAAGCTGGGCAAAAGCAGAAGCTAAGGGATTTAAAGTAATGAGCGTAAGTGATGCTACAAAATACGCAGATCTTATAATGATACTAACTCCAGATGAGCTTCAAGCAGATATTTTTAAAGCCGAGATAGAACCGAATTTAAGCGAAGGAAACGCTATAGCTTTTGGACACGGTTTTAACGTTCATTATGGTCAAATAGTCCCTCCAAAAGGTATCGACTGCATTATGATAGCTCCAAAGGCTCCTGGTCATACTGTAAGAAATGAATTTATAAATGGCGGCGGAATTCCTGATCTTATCGCTGTATCTCAAGACGCAACAGGCAAGGCAAAAGATCTAGCTTTGAGCTATGCAAGTGCGATAGGTGGCGGAAGAACAGGTATCATAGAAACTACGTTTAAAGATGAAACAGAAACAGATTTATTTGGTGAGCAAGCTGTACTTTGCGGTGGGCTTTGTGCTCTTATAAATGCTGGATTTGAGACATTAACTGAAGCTGGATATGAGCCTGAGATGGCGTATTTCGAGTGCTTACACGAGATGAAGCTTATCGTTGATCTAATCTATCAAGGTGGAATGAGCGATATGAGATATTCTATATCAAATACTGCTGAATACGGCGATTACGTAAGTGGAGTAAGAGTTGTAAATGAAAGCAGTAAAGCTGCTATGAAAGAGATCTTAAAAGAGATCCAAAATGGAACTTTTGCTAAAAACTTTATCTTAGAAAGAAAAGCGGGTTATACAAAAATGAACGCTGAAAGAAAGATCAGCGATGCGAGTTTGCTCAACAAAACTGGCGAAAAACTTCGTGCTATGATGCCTTGGATAAACAAAGGCAAACTTGTAAATAAAGACAAAAACTAA
- the rpsF gene encoding 30S ribosomal protein S6 — MKHYELLFILKPTLTEDEAKVKVDFIKGVITKNGGEIASVVEMGTRKLAYKIDKYERGTYVVIYFTAPTALIAELVRNVRITEEVIRFLTVKYENKREIAAWEKLSKGQKLVGAKKETRSAEKPSDLEE; from the coding sequence ATGAAACATTACGAGCTTTTATTCATCTTAAAGCCAACACTCACAGAAGATGAAGCTAAAGTTAAAGTTGACTTCATAAAAGGAGTTATTACAAAAAACGGCGGCGAAATCGCCAGCGTAGTAGAGATGGGAACTCGCAAACTTGCTTATAAAATAGACAAGTATGAAAGAGGAACTTATGTAGTTATATACTTCACAGCTCCAACAGCGCTTATAGCCGAACTAGTCAGAAACGTAAGAATTACTGAAGAAGTTATAAGATTTTTAACTGTAAAATATGAAAATAAAAGAGAGATTGCTGCTTGGGAAAAACTAAGCAAAGGTCAAAAATTAGTAGGTGCTAAAAAAGAAACAAGATCTGCAGAAAAACCAAGTGATTTAGAAGAATAA
- a CDS encoding ArsS family sensor histidine kinase, with product MRYSLSTKITVIFAIGFSVICILFSMFAKLQHESMLDKVKENQYNAINWLLALYKKSNMPEDWEEYFKNFNLSYVTDLNLKKDILANGDLIERADTPLGRVETIFYDNDLFLKIKNQSVTIILQNTLKSGNDSLIIGFLLTIALFISLYISIFRSLTPLKQLRKDIRKFAAGNMDSICCKNIVKGDDEVAEVAYEFNNAACKIKELIMSRQLFLRTIMHELKTPIGKGRIVSEMCEDETQKNRLIAIFERLNILINEFAKIEQLLSKSYSLQYEKYHFSLILDQTKDILLLDNFDKYVTLTLKSDPVLRVDFQLFSLAIKNLIDNALKYSDDKHAFIICDDDRIQIKNKGPKLEKSIEYYKQAFIRDTSSKNSGMGLGLYIIEHICDMHKFNLEYKYEDGYHIFCIKFKKIEDAKTKA from the coding sequence ATGAGATATTCTTTAAGTACAAAAATAACCGTTATTTTTGCTATTGGTTTTAGTGTTATATGTATTTTATTTTCGATGTTTGCAAAACTTCAGCATGAAAGTATGCTCGATAAAGTAAAGGAAAATCAGTACAATGCCATAAACTGGTTGCTTGCACTTTATAAAAAATCAAATATGCCAGAAGACTGGGAGGAGTATTTTAAAAATTTCAATCTCTCATACGTTACTGATTTAAATTTAAAAAAAGATATTTTAGCAAACGGTGATCTAATAGAAAGAGCCGACACGCCACTTGGCAGAGTAGAAACGATATTTTACGATAATGATCTGTTTTTAAAGATCAAAAATCAAAGCGTGACAATAATACTGCAAAACACCCTAAAAAGCGGAAACGACTCACTTATCATAGGGTTTTTGCTTACTATTGCACTTTTTATTTCTTTATACATATCAATATTTAGAAGTCTTACTCCATTAAAACAACTCAGAAAAGATATCAGAAAATTTGCAGCCGGAAATATGGATAGTATATGCTGTAAAAATATAGTCAAAGGAGATGATGAAGTCGCGGAAGTCGCGTATGAGTTCAACAATGCGGCTTGCAAAATAAAAGAGCTCATTATGTCTAGGCAGCTCTTTTTAAGAACCATTATGCATGAGCTAAAAACTCCTATCGGAAAAGGTAGGATAGTAAGTGAGATGTGTGAAGATGAAACACAAAAAAATAGACTTATCGCGATATTTGAAAGGCTAAATATACTAATAAATGAATTTGCTAAGATCGAACAACTACTTAGCAAAAGCTACTCTTTACAATACGAAAAATATCACTTTAGCCTGATCTTAGACCAAACAAAAGATATACTTTTATTAGACAATTTTGATAAATATGTAACACTTACTCTTAAATCCGATCCAGTTTTAAGGGTTGATTTTCAGCTATTTTCACTTGCCATAAAAAACCTTATAGATAATGCACTGAAATATTCAGACGATAAACATGCGTTTATAATATGTGATGATGATAGAATTCAGATAAAAAACAAAGGTCCAAAACTAGAGAAATCTATAGAGTATTACAAGCAAGCATTTATAAGAGACACTAGCTCAAAGAATTCTGGAATGGGACTTGGGCTATACATCATAGAACATATTTGCGATATGCATAAATTTAACTTAGAATACAAATATGAAGACGGATATCATATATTTTGTATTAAATTTAAAAAGATAGAAGATGCCAAAACTAAAGCTTGA
- a CDS encoding HDOD domain-containing protein produces MNQAIYKSIKTLPPFDGTVAKIQQICCDEDSNIKDLIEVIKTDPMLTANILRSANSPLYGFSREITDINRAVMLFGLATIRGFALCGAIKKTFSIDLSPYKISSEAFLNMATAQNALIFNWYGSVNRELLKVLSPASFMMEVGKIIVAKELIEHEKDASFKDALKNISSPNDLSELEIKMVGISNEEVAAKIFEQWNLETELVEAILYSSNPDDAPESIKECAIALKIVKSAINVFGQLTDENLESTLTLLDTYGFEQAKFIDAVKKVKG; encoded by the coding sequence ATGAATCAAGCAATATACAAAAGCATAAAAACTTTGCCTCCATTTGATGGAACAGTCGCTAAGATACAACAAATTTGTTGTGATGAAGATAGCAATATCAAAGATCTAATAGAAGTGATTAAAACAGATCCTATGCTAACTGCAAATATTTTACGCTCAGCAAATAGTCCGCTTTATGGATTTAGCAGAGAAATAACAGATATCAACCGCGCAGTTATGTTGTTTGGCTTAGCCACCATAAGAGGCTTTGCGCTCTGCGGAGCTATCAAAAAAACGTTTTCTATAGATTTAAGTCCGTATAAAATTTCAAGTGAAGCATTTTTAAATATGGCAACCGCTCAAAATGCACTTATTTTTAACTGGTACGGAAGCGTAAATAGAGAGCTTTTAAAAGTACTATCTCCTGCTAGCTTTATGATGGAAGTCGGTAAAATCATAGTGGCAAAAGAGTTAATAGAGCATGAAAAGGACGCATCTTTTAAAGATGCACTAAAAAACATAAGCAGTCCAAATGATCTTTCAGAATTAGAAATAAAAATGGTTGGTATATCAAATGAAGAGGTCGCTGCTAAGATTTTTGAGCAATGGAACCTAGAAACAGAACTTGTTGAGGCTATATTGTATTCAAGCAATCCAGATGACGCTCCTGAATCTATAAAAGAGTGTGCTATCGCTCTAAAAATAGTCAAAAGTGCTATCAATGTATTTGGACAACTTACAGATGAAAATTTAGAAAGTACGCTTACTCTACTTGATACTTATGGCTTTGAACAAGCTAAATTTATAGATGCGGTTAAAAAAGTCAAAGGGTGA
- a CDS encoding DNA polymerase III subunit delta translates to MYKKELQNLLNSPKFPNYFLLFGNEAYQVELFTKEILDKFDGENRLDIYFDEYDFNVARSHISETSLFCNSNVLHIKADKNIPTKELKTLIEICKKNENSAFIYEFYENEDKISFEAQKAFGVNFARFFVPGTPNEAINLLSYHAQKLGVNATNAALYQIYTLQNESLYLASSELNKLASLTKNVDENIVNQLVFSLNGVNFETFFDKIISLQNIKDDFMNYVSDSNLNEMAFVNSLYSSFFRLFRIQTYVKIYGEFDLKKAIGYLPPPNVANQLKRQALGINTELYMQIFQFLNLTEYDLKTKKDIEKESFLLSSILSIQNLIAKNRKS, encoded by the coding sequence ATGTATAAAAAAGAGTTACAAAACCTATTAAACTCGCCGAAATTTCCAAACTATTTTTTACTTTTTGGAAATGAAGCTTATCAAGTTGAGCTTTTTACTAAAGAGATTCTTGATAAATTTGATGGTGAAAATAGACTAGATATTTATTTTGACGAGTATGATTTTAACGTTGCAAGATCGCATATATCAGAAACTTCGCTATTTTGTAATTCAAACGTGCTACATATAAAAGCAGACAAAAATATCCCCACAAAAGAGCTAAAAACTCTCATAGAAATATGCAAAAAAAACGAAAATAGCGCATTCATCTATGAATTTTATGAAAATGAAGATAAAATTTCATTTGAGGCACAAAAAGCATTTGGAGTAAATTTTGCAAGATTTTTTGTACCAGGCACTCCAAATGAAGCGATAAATTTACTCTCGTATCATGCGCAAAAACTAGGCGTAAATGCTACAAATGCAGCTCTTTATCAAATTTATACATTGCAAAATGAAAGCCTATATCTAGCAAGTAGCGAACTAAATAAGCTAGCAAGCTTGACAAAAAATGTTGATGAAAATATAGTAAATCAACTAGTCTTTAGCCTAAACGGAGTAAATTTCGAAACATTTTTTGATAAAATCATATCGTTGCAAAACATAAAAGATGATTTTATGAATTACGTGAGCGACTCAAACTTAAATGAAATGGCATTTGTAAACTCACTATATTCATCATTTTTTAGACTTTTTAGAATTCAAACCTATGTAAAAATTTATGGCGAATTTGATCTTAAAAAAGCTATCGGATATCTCCCTCCTCCAAACGTTGCAAATCAGCTAAAAAGGCAAGCTTTAGGTATAAATACAGAACTTTATATGCAAATTTTCCAGTTTTTAAATTTAACCGAGTATGATTTAAAAACAAAAAAAGATATAGAAAAAGAGAGTTTTTTACTATCTTCTATACTATCCATACAAAATCTAATAGCAAAAAACAGAAAATCTTAA
- a CDS encoding response regulator transcription factor — MINVLMIEDDPEFAQILSEYLLKFNIKVTNYEDPYLGISAGIKNYDLLILDLTLPGMDGLEVCKEIREKYDIPIIISSARSDVNDRVVGLQIGADDYLPKPYDPKEMHARIISLIRRYKKTNEIQEVATDSAFKVDEKRHEISYNNEVLTLTPAEYEILEYLIKQHSFSVSREQLVYHCKSLKDKDSKSLDVIIGRLRTKIGDSSKSPKHIFSVRGIGYKLVG; from the coding sequence ATGATAAACGTGTTGATGATAGAAGATGATCCGGAATTTGCTCAAATTTTATCTGAATATCTTTTAAAATTTAATATCAAAGTTACAAATTATGAAGATCCATATTTAGGAATAAGCGCTGGTATAAAAAACTATGATCTGCTTATCTTAGATCTTACCTTACCTGGAATGGATGGTCTAGAAGTATGCAAAGAGATCAGAGAAAAATACGACATTCCTATCATTATCAGTTCAGCTAGAAGCGACGTAAATGATAGAGTCGTAGGTCTACAAATAGGGGCTGATGATTATCTACCAAAACCTTATGATCCAAAAGAGATGCATGCTAGAATAATAAGTTTGATCAGAAGATATAAAAAAACAAATGAAATTCAAGAAGTAGCTACTGATAGCGCATTTAAAGTCGATGAAAAAAGACACGAGATTTCATACAACAACGAAGTTTTAACGCTCACTCCAGCAGAATACGAAATACTAGAATACCTCATAAAGCAACATAGTTTTTCTGTATCCCGCGAACAACTAGTGTATCACTGCAAGAGCCTAAAAGACAAAGACTCAAAGAGCCTAGATGTAATAATAGGACGTCTAAGAACAAAGATAGGCGATAGTTCAAAATCACCAAAACATATATTTTCAGTTCGTGGAATCGGCTATAAATTAGTAGGATGA
- a CDS encoding RNB domain-containing ribonuclease, with translation MKEFLKALQNGVDDKFIKAEFKEILRVLEQLKAVKKYKNRYYMNDGYVCGKLDISSNATGFLYSYDRRFKQDLIIENRHLNGAHFGDIVLAKLTNSKKSRLHAVVIAVLVMANETSVVYTKKFGGAIMGVNIKTGLNIALKASQKSLKELPLGTVLKINNLDNDITEVLGVLSDPNVDEKISLGIFNKKDTFSKTSQNEALSYGDNVDKSMYPNRVDLTELAFCTIDPVDAKDFDDAIYFDKKNRTIYVAIADVSEYVVPYSAIDKEAKFRGFSIYFPHIAIPMLPRNLSENICSLKQGCDRLAFVFKITLDENLESSKEELFEAVIHSKKRFSYDEVDEILALRAKTIDSIQSWILDLFELTKKLKENRLKNGFDFRSKELRMKLTDGLVTQTSYEKETESHALIEDCMLLANKAAAKRIKKGIFRNHAQADLKKINTLLDDLALLGIDVPYQSDTVKLIAKIQTKADELGIREDVDKLIIKAQKRAEYASEPKGHFGLGFELYSHFTSPIRRYSDLLLHRLLKANLKNDIKLFNYLLLDIEATCATLNELEREADKVAWDFMDRKFARWAALNLNKKFRCIISEVGNESIAKLDDELKGAKIFIEGFACELLTPVLVEIKEVDIASAKIIAKVVEKLNV, from the coding sequence GTGAAAGAATTCCTAAAAGCTCTTCAAAATGGAGTAGATGATAAATTTATAAAAGCCGAATTTAAAGAGATTCTTCGCGTATTAGAACAACTAAAAGCCGTCAAAAAATATAAAAATAGATATTATATGAATGACGGTTATGTATGTGGAAAACTAGACATAAGTAGCAACGCTACTGGTTTTTTATACTCTTATGATAGGCGTTTTAAACAAGATCTTATCATAGAAAATAGACATTTAAACGGCGCTCATTTTGGCGATATAGTTCTAGCTAAGCTTACAAATTCAAAAAAATCAAGACTTCATGCTGTTGTTATAGCAGTTTTGGTAATGGCAAATGAAACAAGCGTAGTTTATACCAAAAAATTTGGCGGGGCCATAATGGGAGTAAACATCAAAACAGGACTTAATATAGCCCTAAAAGCTAGCCAAAAATCGCTAAAAGAACTACCCCTAGGAACCGTTTTAAAAATAAATAATTTAGACAATGATATCACAGAAGTCCTAGGCGTCCTAAGCGATCCAAATGTCGATGAAAAGATATCTCTTGGCATATTCAATAAAAAAGATACTTTTAGCAAAACTAGCCAAAATGAGGCTTTGAGCTATGGAGATAATGTAGATAAAAGTATGTATCCAAATAGAGTAGATCTAACTGAGCTTGCTTTTTGCACAATAGATCCAGTAGATGCAAAAGATTTTGATGATGCTATTTATTTTGATAAAAAAAATAGAACCATATATGTAGCTATCGCCGATGTAAGCGAGTATGTAGTGCCATACTCAGCGATCGACAAAGAGGCTAAATTTAGAGGATTTTCCATATATTTTCCACATATTGCCATTCCGATGCTACCAAGAAATCTTAGCGAAAATATCTGCTCTTTGAAACAGGGTTGCGACAGGCTCGCATTTGTTTTTAAAATAACACTAGATGAAAACTTAGAATCTAGCAAAGAAGAGCTTTTTGAAGCAGTTATTCACTCTAAAAAGCGATTTAGTTATGATGAAGTTGATGAGATATTAGCATTAAGAGCAAAAACAATAGATAGCATTCAAAGCTGGATACTTGATCTTTTTGAGCTTACAAAAAAACTAAAAGAGAATAGGCTTAAAAACGGATTTGATTTTAGAAGCAAAGAACTTCGGATGAAGCTCACGGACGGATTAGTCACGCAAACCTCTTATGAAAAAGAGACTGAGTCTCATGCTCTCATAGAAGACTGTATGCTTTTAGCAAACAAAGCCGCAGCAAAACGCATCAAAAAAGGAATATTTAGAAACCACGCTCAAGCTGATCTAAAAAAGATAAATACTCTTCTTGATGATCTAGCGCTTTTAGGCATAGACGTTCCTTATCAAAGCGATACCGTAAAACTCATCGCTAAAATTCAAACAAAAGCAGACGAGCTAGGCATCAGAGAAGATGTAGATAAGCTAATCATAAAAGCTCAAAAAAGAGCTGAATACGCAAGTGAGCCAAAAGGACACTTCGGGCTTGGATTTGAGCTTTACTCGCATTTCACAAGTCCTATTAGAAGATACTCTGATTTACTTTTGCATAGACTTTTAAAAGCAAATTTAAAAAATGATATAAAGCTTTTTAATTATCTTCTTTTAGATATAGAAGCCACTTGCGCAACATTAAATGAGCTTGAACGTGAAGCAGATAAAGTGGCATGGGACTTTATGGATAGAAAATTTGCTCGCTGGGCGGCTTTGAATTTAAATAAAAAATTCCGCTGCATTATAAGCGAAGTAGGAAATGAAAGCATAGCAAAACTAGACGATGAATTAAAAGGTGCTAAAATATTTATAGAAGGCTTTGCATGTGAGCTCTTAACGCCTGTTTTAGTAGAGATAAAAGAAGTCGATATCGCCTCTGCAAAGATCATCGCAAAAGTGGTAGAAAAATTAAATGTATAA
- the rpsR gene encoding 30S ribosomal protein S18, producing MAEKRKYSKKYCKYTEAKVEFIDYKDTGLLKYCLSERFKIMPRRLTGTSKKYQEMVEKAIKRARHVALIPYIVDRDSVVTNPFEGL from the coding sequence ATGGCAGAAAAAAGAAAATATAGTAAAAAATATTGCAAATACACTGAAGCTAAAGTTGAGTTTATAGATTACAAAGATACAGGGCTTTTAAAATACTGTTTATCTGAAAGATTTAAAATCATGCCTAGACGTCTTACTGGTACAAGTAAAAAATATCAAGAGATGGTTGAAAAAGCTATAAAAAGAGCTAGACACGTTGCACTTATACCTTACATAGTTGATCGTGATAGCGTTGTAACAAATCCTTTCGAAGGTCTATAA
- a CDS encoding divergent polysaccharide deacetylase family protein, whose protein sequence is MAKSKKRKKLPKFKKGAFKVYIGIFICISIIFAVLYLVTNSNKNVVKDDQKTISKIEEYLDTQKKNISKNSSKDISTAHVLSDLNLSKTHKSEQNISTNNTFINLKKDENVSQKETGINLKQDANISDTQKDVNINLKKDENLSQKETKTPEILHNKEKHQANTRAKLAIIIDDVAYRAQADKIKSLGLKITPSIFPPTKAHPNTVAISKGFEFYMIHLPLEAMFFSKAEPNTLKVGDSKSKIEDRISTIKNQFGNVKYINNHTGSKFTSNYKSMQILLSSLDKMGILFVDSLTSNTSKVSYVSKELGLKYVKRDVFLDNDQDVSKILKQLSLAIKQAKKRGYAIAIGHPHDSTFEALKIAKQTILKDVDVVYLKDIYGLYN, encoded by the coding sequence TTGGCAAAGTCAAAAAAAAGAAAAAAGCTCCCTAAATTTAAAAAGGGGGCTTTTAAAGTTTATATCGGTATATTTATTTGTATATCTATCATTTTTGCTGTTTTATATCTAGTTACGAACTCAAATAAAAATGTCGTTAAAGATGATCAAAAAACGATTTCCAAGATAGAAGAGTACCTTGATACTCAGAAAAAAAACATATCTAAAAATAGCTCAAAGGATATTAGCACAGCTCATGTTCTTAGCGATTTAAATCTTAGTAAAACTCATAAATCAGAGCAAAATATAAGCACAAACAATACATTTATAAATTTAAAAAAAGATGAAAATGTTAGCCAAAAAGAGACAGGTATAAATTTAAAACAAGACGCAAATATCAGCGATACTCAAAAAGATGTGAATATAAATTTAAAAAAAGATGAAAATCTTAGTCAAAAAGAGACAAAAACGCCAGAAATTTTACATAATAAAGAAAAGCATCAAGCAAATACTAGAGCCAAACTAGCGATCATCATAGATGATGTAGCATACAGAGCTCAAGCAGATAAAATAAAATCTTTAGGCTTAAAAATCACGCCTTCTATATTTCCTCCTACTAAAGCCCATCCAAACACAGTCGCCATCTCTAAAGGTTTTGAGTTTTATATGATACATCTTCCTCTTGAGGCTATGTTTTTTAGTAAAGCCGAGCCAAATACATTAAAAGTAGGCGACTCAAAAAGCAAGATAGAAGATAGGATATCTACTATAAAAAATCAATTTGGCAACGTCAAGTATATCAACAATCACACGGGTAGTAAATTTACTAGCAACTATAAGTCTATGCAGATACTTTTAAGCTCACTTGATAAAATGGGTATATTGTTTGTAGATAGTCTGACTTCAAATACGTCTAAAGTAAGCTATGTAAGTAAGGAGCTTGGGCTAAAATATGTAAAAAGAGACGTGTTTTTAGATAACGATCAAGACGTTTCAAAGATACTAAAACAGCTTAGCTTGGCTATAAAACAAGCAAAAAAAAGAGGGTATGCCATAGCTATAGGACATCCACACGACTCGACATTCGAAGCTTTAAAGATAGCCAAACAAACTATTTTAAAAGATGTAGACGTAGTTTATCTGAAAGACATATATGGACTTTATAACTGA